A part of Sander vitreus isolate 19-12246 chromosome 8, sanVit1, whole genome shotgun sequence genomic DNA contains:
- the LOC144521657 gene encoding uncharacterized protein LOC144521657 — protein MASEEEGKKANQAQQEAEAERRLAEKERQERTAECLSWREKHQELADRFRAQEDLKALRQNKACQANIKSYFLCMTESDQRVKILKNQDGTPRNFTVR, from the exons ATGGCGTCGGAGGAGGAGGGCAAAAAGGCCAACCAGGCTCAGCAGGAGGCAGAGGCCGAAAGGCGTCTGGCTGAGAAGGAGAGGCAGGAGAGAACGGCCGAGTGTCTCAGCTGGAGGGAGAAGCACCAGGAGTTAGCCGACAGGTTCAGAGCTCAGGAGGACCTGAAGGCTCTGAGGCAGAACAAAGCA TGTCAAGCCAACATCAAGAGTTATTTCCTCTGCATGACAGAAAGCGATCAGAGGGTGAAAATTCTCAAAAATCAAGACGGCACACCAAGAAATTTTACGGTGAGATGA
- the eif4g2b gene encoding eukaryotic translation initiation factor 4 gamma 2b has protein sequence MLGNIKFIGELGKLDLIHESILHKCIKTLLEKKKRVQLKDMGEDLECLCQIMRTVGPRLDHEKAKSLMDQYFGRMRSLMNNKELPARIRFLLQDTVELRENNWVPRKAFIDNGPKTIHQIRQEAVKKQFLHISKQPIVRNDLGVFIPAPMSQGMRMDFFLESPFMPNRMKLDRETLGGLADMFGQMPGSGIGTGPGVIQDRYSPTMGRHRTNPLFNGHIVPQPQSQFDAGPKSFVKSNQVQNQHFLNQNQNHMAQQQVQSKDMPPRFSKKGQLNADEISLRPAQSFLLNKNQVPKLQPQIPTMMPPSAQPPRTQTPPLGQPPQLGLKTNPPPIQEKPQKINKKPPPAKEELLKMTEAMVTEYLNSKNLTEAVSGVREMKAPKHFLPEMLSKIIVCSLDRPDEDKEHASTLIHTLRTEGLITGENFMQAFLNVLDQCPKIELDVPLVKSYLAQFAARAIIAELVSVAELAHPLENGTHFPLFLLCLQQTAKLKDREWLTDLFQQSKVNMQKMLPEIDQNKDRMLEILEGKGLSFLFPLLKLEKELLKQITADPSPQSIYKWIKDNISPKLHTDKGFVNILMTSFLQYISQELCMGEADEQLAAPSKEQLEQEKQLLLAFKPVMQKFLHDHTELQVSALYALQVHCNSSAFPKGMLLRYFVNFYDMEIIEEEAFLAWKEDISQEFPGKGKSLFQVNQWLTWLETAEEEESEEEAD, from the exons ATGCTTGGCAACATTAAATTCATCGGGGAACTTGGTAAACTCGACCTCATCCACGAATCTATCCTTCATAAGTGCATCAAAACA CTTctggaaaagaagaagagagtcCAGCTCAAGGATATGGGGGAGGATCTGGAGTGCCTCTGTCAGATAATGAGAACCGTGGGGCCGAGACTTGACCATGAGAAAGCAAAG TCTTTAATGGATCAGTATTTTGGCCGTATGCGATCCTTAATGAACAACAAGGAGTTGCCCGCTAGGATCCGCTTCCTGCTGCAAGACACAGTGGAACTGCGAGAAAACAACTGGGTCCCCCGCAAGGCTTTCATTGACAACGGACCAAAGACGATTCACCAGATCCGTCAGGAGGCAGTGAAA AAGCAGTTTCTGCACATCAGCAAGCAGCCCATTGTGAGAAAT GATTTGGGTGTTTTCATCCCTGCACCCATGTCTCAGGGGATGAGGATGGACTTCTTCCTGGAAAGCCCCTTCATGCCCAACAGAATGAAACTGGACAGGGAGACTCTCGGGGGATTGGCCGATATGTTTGGGCAGATGCCAG GCAGTGGGATTGGAACTGGCCCGGGTGTTATTCAGGATAGGTACTCGCCCACTATGGGACGCCATCGCACCAACCCGCTCTTCAACGGCCACATCGTCCCTCAACCACAGTCACAGTTTGACGCAGGGCCAAAGTCTTTTGTTAAGTCCAACCAG GTTCAGAACCAGCATTTCCtcaaccagaaccagaaccacatGGCCCAGCAGCAGGTCCAGTCCAAGGACATGCCTCCACGATTCAGCAAGAAAGGACAGCTCAATGCAGATGAG ATCAGCCTCCGGCCTGCTCAGTCATTCCTCCTCAACAAGAACCAGGTACCCAAACTCCAGCCCCAGATCCCCACCATGATGCCTCCCAGCGCCCAGCCCCCACGTACTCAAACCCCCCCTCTGGGACAG CCTCCACAGCTTGGCCTGAAGACCAACCCTCCGCCCATCCAAGAGAAACCTCAGAAGATAAACAAGAAACCACCTCCTGCCAAGGAGGAACTGCTTAAAATGACG GAGGCAATGGTGACTGAGTACTTGAACAGTAAGAACCTGACCGAGGCTGTGAGCGGCGTGAGGGAGATGAAGGCTCCCAAGCACTTCCTGCCGGAGATGCTGAGTAAGATCATCGTGTGTTCCCTGGACCGTCCCGATGAGGACAAGGAGCACGCTAGCACTCTGATCCACACGCTCCGCACTGAGGGCCTCATCACTGGAGAGAACTTCATGCAG GCTTTCCTCAACGTCCTGGACCAGTGTCCCAAGATCGAGCTGGACGTGCCCCTGGTGAAGTCCTACCTGGCCCAGTTTGCGGCTCGGGCCATCATCGCAGAGCTGGTGAGCGTGGCGGAGCTGGCTCACCCCCTGGAGAACGGCACACACTTCCCCCTCTTCCTGCTTTGCCTGCAACAGACGGCCAAGCTGAAGGACCGCGAGTGGCTCACCGATCTCTTCCAGCAGAGCAAGGTCAACATGCAGAAGATGCTCCCAG AAATCGATCAGAACAAGGACCGCATGCTGGAGATCCTGGAGGGGAAGGGCCTGAGCTTCCTGTTCCCGCTGCTGAAGCTGGAGAAGGAGCTGCTGAAACAGATAACGGCAGACCCCTCTCCACAGTCCATCTACAAGTGGATTAAAGACAACATCTCGCCCAAGCTTCACACTGACAAAGGCTTTGTCAACATCCTCATGACCAG TTTCCTCCAGTACATCTCCCAGGAGCTGTGCATGGGCGAGGCCGACGAGCAGCTGGCCGCCCCTTCCAAAGAgcagctggagcaggagaaaCAGCTGCTGCTGGCCTTCAAGCCCGTCATGCAGAAGTTCCTGCACGACCACACCGAGCTGCAGGTCAGCGCTCTCTACGCCTTGCAGGTGCACTGCAACAGCAGCGCCTTCCCTAAAG GCATGCTGCTGCGCTACTTTGTCAACTTCTACGACATGGAGATCATTGAAGAAGAAGCCTTCCTTGCATGGAAAGAAGACATTAGCCAGGAATTCCCTGGAAAAGGAAAATCTTTATTCCAG GTCAACCAGTGGCTCACCTGGCTGGAGacagcggaggaggaggagtcagAGGAGGAAGCAGATTGA